One segment of Mus pahari chromosome 11, PAHARI_EIJ_v1.1, whole genome shotgun sequence DNA contains the following:
- the Tas2r1 gene encoding taste receptor type 2 member 1, producing MMEGHMLVFLLVVAVQFFTGVLANGLIVVVNAIDLIMWKRMAPLDLLLFCLATSRIILQLCILFAQLGLLCLVRHTLFADNITFVYIINELSLWIATWLGVFYCVKIATIPHPLFLWLKMRISRLVPWLIPASVLYVTVTTFIHSRETSELPKQIFISIFSKNTTQVRPMQATLLSVFVFGLTLPLLIFTVAVLLLIFSLWNHSRQMRTMVGTREPSRHALVSAMLSILSFFILYLSHDMVAVLICTQGLHLGSRTFAFCFLVIGMYPSLHSIVLILGNPKLKRNAKMFIVHCKCCHGARAWVSSRNPRLSDLPVPATHHSANKTSCSETYIMPS from the coding sequence atgatggaaGGTCATATGCTCGTCTTCCTTCTGGTCGTGGCGGTGCAGTTTTTTACTGGGGTCTTGGCAAACGGCCTCATTGTGGTTGTCAATGCCATTGACTTGATCATGTGGAAGAGGATGGCCCCACTGGATCTGCTTCTTTTTTGCCTGGCGACTTCGCGGATCATACTGCAATTGTGTATATTGTTTGCACAACTGGGTCTACTCTGTTTGGTGAGACACACGTTATTTGCTGACAACATTACCTTTGTCTACATTATAAATGAACTGAGTCTCTGGATTGCCACTTGGCTTGGTGTTTTCTACTGTGTCAAGATTGCTACCATCCCTCACCCACTCTTTCTGTGGCTGAAGATGCGGATATCCAGGTTGGTGCCATGGCTGATCCCGGCATCTGTGCTCTATGTAACTGTTACTACTTTCATCCATAGCAGAGAGACTTCAGAACTTCCTAAACAAATCTTTATAAgcattttttctaaaaatacaacTCAGGTCAGACCAATGCAAGCCACACTACTCTCAGTCTTTGTCTTTGGGCTCACACTACCATTGCTCATCTTCACCGTCGCTGTTCTGCTCTTGATATTCTCCCTGTGGAACCACAGCCGGCAGATGAGGACTATGGTGGGCACCAGGGAACCTAGCAGACATGCCCTCGTCAGTGCGATGCTCTCCATTCTGTCATTCTTCATCCTCTATCTCTCCCACGACATGGTGGCTGTTCTGATCTGTACCCAAGGCCTCCACCTTGGAAGCAGAACCTTTGCATTCTGCTTCTTGGTTATTGGTATGTACCCCTCACTACACTCAATTGTCTTAATTTTAGGAAACCCTAAGCTCAAGCGAAATGCAAAAATGTTCATTGTCCATTGTAAGTGTTGTCATGGTGCAAGAGCTTGGGTCAGCTCAAGGAACCCAAGACTCAGTGACCTGCCAGTGCCTGCTACTCATCACTCAGCCAACAAGACATCCTGCTCAGAAACCTATATAATGCCATCTTAA